From one Mytilus galloprovincialis chromosome 13, xbMytGall1.hap1.1, whole genome shotgun sequence genomic stretch:
- the LOC143056197 gene encoding uncharacterized protein LOC143056197 encodes MSTGTLSNPFTSYSAPITNGIVVDRSSLKLSCHNTIRRSDDFCCSMARSGLCTDVLDLTLARCLLVNLCSDVFWFSCLQFQSITLEEFLNHNKHTLYHLCQNNTPCCQCPPGYTFPTKHSMLYQNDWTQMFNSALLPCTNHRKRHNPGGMQSICSVEAAPGITLVNLDPSVGRIILKHCCTLRMAVETLVQIRYQDYSHAKDGIMSDNDYNTSISNIERCIIEIAKLCNKETQFKQKLLEAKDGALDQTFFTQYQNNLMETLTRQADIHQSVADLAPTINKIGKKIAEKSGKIPKLMDEYVKKSYDYQEQLMERFNQTLVKVKNQTHMEIDFHLKEQTFIETNAVRKCKEWMNKKDVFVIIGNEGSGKSRNGLEILRQFGLIDEDFDLLKVTNIQQVKDIITDERKTALLIDDLFSSKQSPNDISNHCHVLDFLGARKYKGNMKIIFTMDSSKINSYKYLLVSHRLFQNCCQIDLSSPRFCMSDEEKAKLLFNFCKKHEIGIIWDSCKSIEDFYIDGRTVYEIAKTDPFIGYPKLCFMFTSDKSFLQLA; translated from the exons ATGTCCACCGGGACATTATCCAATCCGTTCACCTCGTATTCTGCACCAATCACAAATGGAATTGTTGTTGACCGATCATCATTAAAGTTATCATGTCATAATACAATCAGGCGGTCAGATGACTTCTGTTGCAGCATGGCTAGGTCAGGTCTTTGTACCGATGTTCTCGATTTAACCTTAGCCAGATGTTTGTTAGTCAATTTGTGCAGCGATGTATTCTGGTTTAGCTGTCTTCAGTTCCAATCTATAACTTTGGAAGAGTTTCTCAACCACAACAAGCACACACTATATCATCTTTGTCAGAACAACACACCCTGCTGTCAATGTCCACCAGGCTATACGTTTCCAACTAAGCATTCCATGCTGTATCAAAACGACTGGACGCAGATGTTCAATTCAGCCCTGCTGCCTTGCACTAATCATAGAAAGAGACACAATCCAGGGGGTATGCAAAGTATCTGCTCCGTTGAAGCAGCACCTGGTATAACATTGGTGAATCTTGACCCATCCGTAGGCAGAATCATATTAAAACACTGCTGTACTCTACGAATGGCAGTTgaaactttggttcagatcagaTACCAGGACTACAGTCATGCTAAAGATGGTATAATGTCAGATAACGATTATAACACATCAATTAGCAATATAGAACGTTGTATCATAGAAATTGCTAAActgtgtaacaaagaaacacaattcAAGCAGAAATTATTGGAGGCAAAGGATGGTGCACTTGATCAAACATTTTTCACACAGTATCAAAACAATTTGATGGAGACGCTTACCAGACAAGCAGACATTCATCAG AGTGTTGCAGACCTAGCACCAACAATAAACAAGATAGGTAAAAAAATCGCAGAAAAATCTGGAAAAATTCCTAAACTTATGGATGAATATGTTAAGAAGAGTTATGATTACCAAGAGCAACTAATGGAAAGATTTAACCAAACGTTAGTTAAAGTCAAAA ATCAAACACACATGGAAATTGATTTTCATTTGAAAGAACAAACATTTATTGAAACTAATGCTGTCAGAAAATGTAAGGAATGGATGAACAAAAAGGATGTCTTCGTCATCATTGGTAATGAAGGATCAGGGAAGTCTAGAAATGGATTAGAAATACTTAGACAGTTTGGTCTAATAGATGAAGACTTTGACTTATTAAAAGTAACAAATATACAACAGGTAAAGGACATTATTACCGATGAAAGAAAAACTGCTTTATTAATAGATGATTTGTTTTCTTCTAAACAGTCCCCTAATGATATTTCAAACCattgtcatgttttagattttttaggTGCAAGGAAATATAAAGGGAATATGAAGATAATCTTTACTATGGATTCTTCAAAAATCAATTCATACAAATATTTACTCGTTTCTCATAGGTTGTTTCAAAATTGTTGTCAAATTGATCTTAGCTCTCCAAGATTTTGCATGAGCGACGAAGAAAAAGCTAAATTGTTGTTCAACTTTTGCAAAAAACATGAAATTGGTATTATATGGGATTCGTGCAAAAGCATTGAAGATTTTTATATAGACGGGAGAACAGTATATGAAATCGCAAAAACGGACCCGTTTATAGGATATCCCAAATTATGCTTTATGTTTACCTCTGACAAAAGTTTTTTACAGCTTG CTTAG